In Saccharicrinis fermentans DSM 9555 = JCM 21142, a genomic segment contains:
- the tssR gene encoding type VI secretion system protein TssR domain-containing protein, whose amino-acid sequence MKRKNYTISLFILSICFITACGPVNVFTRIKKTPKTHSYNYCIDELKAAKSIINKKEWIVYSDREKNTTTMSPGGKIKFKDLEFLEPLLVIGHHRGYLKVLKYDPAIVKNGSLADRKKAEYYGWIHQSKLLLDNQSVTDIRSGLKKKSILAIADTLTVNNAHLFFEQDSVKLFKNPNLYNLTHLQGLYDIVYIMKRATERNKVLISKTPYISPDNVKTSIIGWVNDVLIQNIGQQLFINNSSYTASKSPASRPNSMRYSPVLIKASNNPQVYKTASLLPVIDRSDNCIFNVNGNTISFKDKIQIEKELEHINVLFYIEPGQKTMIQLPALINSFQNMNPIFRDAQNNYSFQFSSVIANYQAGKLKMDTVNFTDNINDIITQLVRITKGEPLHALPSKLSWKGLGTCMDIIEQQKPATNLVVVFGEKGQSNTWDEHPIARRAAQNNCRFLAYQMFSDEGNDYNNFVTQFTDLIHATAQLIATKKRERIVYSDQLRKNNVFEEKSKNAFYLDFPKRSMTQGGIYFPEKSQTVDFNQLNTSIDSFIQQIKADHQNLVKSINKAFITVGNSKDKYDASFLTHFNLTQNHKIGPNFKKSFQKTYPLWYQNYIDTMAQDSIINYQLLLSEKELENIRTIVDNIAELNVDTRIKIVGKTKKTKTKKACDCPDEFFTNETPVYEDPENPPITKYLSTRKSRKTLKNLLLSEIYTCNYCKTKTKPKKQSLAKVSELIFQAPTKSKILINTDIKSLTKRKFLSFKHVLSDEEFETLLEHYKMKKSILDREINDKVSFTSAGENYYWVNADWLP is encoded by the coding sequence ATGAAGAGGAAAAATTATACGATAAGTTTGTTCATTTTGAGCATTTGCTTTATTACTGCATGCGGGCCGGTGAACGTTTTTACTCGAATAAAAAAAACACCCAAAACGCATTCGTATAACTATTGCATTGATGAACTAAAAGCAGCTAAATCGATCATCAACAAAAAAGAATGGATCGTATACTCCGACCGTGAAAAAAACACAACCACGATGAGTCCAGGGGGGAAAATAAAGTTTAAAGACTTGGAGTTTTTAGAACCCCTATTGGTAATAGGCCATCATCGCGGCTATTTGAAGGTTCTTAAATACGACCCTGCCATTGTTAAAAACGGAAGCTTAGCAGATCGTAAAAAAGCTGAATATTACGGATGGATACATCAATCCAAATTATTACTCGACAACCAGAGTGTCACTGATATCAGATCAGGATTGAAAAAGAAATCGATACTCGCCATCGCGGATACACTAACGGTTAACAATGCGCACTTATTTTTTGAGCAGGACTCTGTAAAATTATTTAAGAACCCTAACCTGTACAACCTAACACACTTACAAGGACTTTACGACATTGTATATATAATGAAGCGTGCCACCGAAAGAAACAAGGTTCTCATTTCAAAAACGCCCTATATCAGTCCTGACAATGTAAAGACAAGTATTATCGGATGGGTGAATGATGTCCTCATACAAAACATTGGACAACAATTATTTATCAACAACTCATCTTACACAGCAAGCAAATCACCGGCCTCCAGACCAAATTCCATGCGTTACAGTCCGGTATTAATAAAAGCAAGCAACAACCCCCAGGTATACAAAACAGCATCATTATTACCTGTTATCGACCGAAGCGATAATTGCATCTTTAACGTAAATGGTAATACCATTTCCTTTAAAGATAAAATACAAATTGAGAAGGAACTTGAGCATATCAATGTATTATTTTACATAGAACCAGGTCAAAAAACCATGATACAATTACCTGCGCTCATTAATTCATTTCAGAATATGAACCCCATATTCCGTGATGCACAAAATAATTACTCTTTCCAATTCTCTTCGGTGATTGCCAACTACCAAGCTGGTAAACTAAAGATGGACACTGTCAACTTTACAGATAATATCAATGACATTATCACCCAATTGGTGCGCATAACCAAAGGCGAACCTTTGCATGCACTACCTTCTAAGCTATCATGGAAAGGCTTAGGCACCTGCATGGATATCATTGAGCAACAAAAACCAGCCACCAATCTAGTGGTTGTATTTGGCGAAAAAGGACAAAGCAACACTTGGGATGAACACCCAATAGCCCGACGAGCCGCACAAAACAATTGTCGCTTTTTGGCTTACCAGATGTTTTCTGACGAAGGCAACGACTATAACAATTTTGTTACACAGTTTACAGATCTAATTCATGCCACAGCCCAATTAATCGCAACAAAAAAACGCGAACGTATTGTCTATTCCGATCAATTACGGAAAAATAATGTATTTGAAGAAAAATCTAAAAATGCTTTCTATTTGGACTTTCCTAAACGAAGTATGACACAAGGCGGCATCTATTTTCCTGAGAAAAGCCAAACTGTAGATTTCAACCAACTCAACACATCCATCGATAGTTTTATACAGCAAATTAAAGCCGACCATCAAAACTTAGTAAAAAGTATTAACAAAGCTTTTATCACAGTAGGTAATTCCAAAGACAAATACGACGCCTCTTTTTTAACTCACTTTAATTTGACCCAAAACCATAAAATTGGTCCCAATTTCAAAAAAAGTTTCCAGAAAACATATCCCCTATGGTATCAGAATTATATCGACACCATGGCGCAAGACTCTATCATAAACTACCAATTATTACTCTCTGAAAAAGAGTTGGAAAACATAAGAACCATCGTTGACAATATAGCAGAGTTAAATGTGGACACTAGAATAAAAATAGTAGGTAAAACAAAAAAAACGAAAACGAAAAAAGCATGTGATTGCCCTGACGAGTTCTTTACCAATGAAACGCCGGTATATGAAGACCCGGAGAATCCCCCTATTACAAAATACTTATCCACACGCAAGTCACGCAAAACATTAAAAAATTTGCTATTAAGCGAAATATACACCTGCAATTATTGCAAAACCAAAACTAAACCAAAGAAACAATCACTCGCTAAAGTAAGCGAGTTAATTTTTCAAGCACCTACAAAAAGCAAAATACTAATCAATACAGATATAAAATCACTTACAAAACGGAAATTCCTTTCGTTCAAACATGTTTTAAGCGATGAGGAATTTGAAACACTGCT
- a CDS encoding PKD domain-containing protein, with translation MIGIAAIAVLIFSTVIRSCSNEKIVLAKVSHVLVETDQAISFADSTKGAREWLWEFGNGDKLSSARGQYSYQEPGKYQIRLTINNEREKYFLIEVKNPIDTESQNSIISIYAPSKAMQNELVIFKGIGNAEKWRWEFGETGMVDSREKKTLYAYSQPGIYDVLLSTETTKYPIRHQIEVIAQYQENDTTDVLSLIGLDIKENLQAIALGKSFNLHYNKILNKYLCQDANTLVVINNNKYNDFYSYCQGLKIVGKANKTIIENVLVDLDKENNTCIDKITVIQYDSNQQIQKP, from the coding sequence GTGATAGGTATTGCTGCCATCGCAGTTCTTATCTTTTCAACAGTCATCAGATCTTGTTCCAATGAAAAAATAGTACTGGCTAAAGTTTCTCACGTACTGGTAGAAACCGACCAAGCCATATCTTTTGCCGACAGCACCAAAGGGGCACGTGAATGGCTGTGGGAATTTGGCAATGGCGATAAATTAAGCAGTGCCCGTGGCCAATACAGCTATCAGGAACCAGGAAAATACCAAATCAGACTAACCATTAACAATGAAAGAGAAAAGTATTTCCTCATAGAAGTAAAGAACCCGATTGATACGGAATCACAAAACTCGATAATAAGTATTTACGCACCATCTAAAGCCATGCAAAACGAACTAGTGATATTTAAAGGTATTGGAAATGCCGAAAAGTGGCGCTGGGAATTTGGCGAAACCGGAATGGTAGACTCCAGAGAGAAAAAAACACTCTATGCCTACTCACAACCTGGAATATATGATGTACTCTTATCCACGGAAACCACTAAATATCCTATTCGACATCAAATAGAGGTGATTGCTCAATACCAGGAAAACGATACAACAGATGTATTGTCACTGATAGGTCTGGATATCAAAGAAAACCTTCAGGCCATTGCCTTGGGAAAATCATTTAACCTACATTATAATAAAATATTAAATAAATATCTCTGCCAGGATGCCAACACCCTCGTAGTAATCAATAACAATAAATACAACGATTTCTATTCCTATTGTCAAGGTTTAAAAATTGTTGGTAAAGCCAATAAAACCATCATCGAAAATGTACTGGTTGACTTGGATAAAGAAAACAACACTTGCATTGACAAAATAACTGTCATCCAGTACGATTCAAACCAACAAATCCAAAAGCCCTAA
- a CDS encoding type VI secretion system transmembrane protein TssO: MKKSKLKVKKHLNRYERFIGHTYVFLMFAAILGSCTYFLLKQNKDLDVFTKKMITIKKMKRIKDFQVIQNDMTQTCDSLYARINSFDPGVQASYEESDIKFLINDLRHIYSQNSWDRRLKLFEHIANFYDSWLIDKKELWSKKQNIITFKKNLEECEIGIDKKTEIIKANFSNK; this comes from the coding sequence ATGAAAAAATCGAAATTAAAAGTCAAAAAACATTTAAACCGCTACGAACGGTTCATTGGACACACTTACGTGTTTTTAATGTTTGCCGCCATATTGGGTTCTTGTACATATTTCTTACTAAAACAAAACAAAGACCTGGATGTATTTACAAAAAAAATGATCACCATCAAAAAAATGAAACGCATCAAAGATTTTCAGGTGATACAAAACGATATGACACAGACCTGCGATTCGTTATATGCCCGAATCAACTCCTTTGACCCGGGTGTACAGGCCAGCTACGAAGAGAGCGATATTAAATTTCTCATCAACGACTTACGCCACATATATAGCCAAAATAGTTGGGACAGAAGACTAAAACTCTTTGAACATATTGCCAACTTCTATGATAGTTGGCTCATCGACAAAAAAGAATTATGGAGCAAGAAACAAAATATCATCACTTTTAAAAAGAACCTGGAAGAGTGTGAAATAGGCATTGATAAAAAGACTGAGATTATAAAAGCAAATTTTAGCAATAAGTAA
- a CDS encoding type VI secretion system TssO, with the protein MKPKNNAQIRFAYALFALSLVSAALVGVLSVFFFIRTAQAELALIGSKTQEYDRINACQIEMIGRIDTLYNYMQMLNSSEKINDVLLQKTISNKKMTLLNALNQIPEDDSYLFRKLTKQVNTFLNVNDSIRLLAIEERLAKEELTRCIEDNKQLVRKLSIGGIQINK; encoded by the coding sequence ATGAAACCTAAAAATAACGCACAAATACGTTTCGCATATGCCCTATTTGCACTCAGCCTGGTTAGTGCAGCCTTAGTTGGGGTACTTTCAGTTTTCTTTTTTATTCGTACAGCACAGGCTGAACTTGCACTTATTGGTTCAAAGACACAAGAATATGACCGCATCAATGCCTGCCAGATAGAGATGATAGGACGCATCGATACCCTATACAATTATATGCAAATGCTCAATAGCAGTGAGAAGATCAACGATGTTCTTCTGCAAAAGACAATTAGCAATAAAAAAATGACACTACTCAATGCCTTGAATCAAATACCCGAAGATGACTCATATTTATTCAGAAAGCTAACAAAGCAGGTCAACACTTTTTTAAATGTCAACGACTCCATTAGATTACTGGCCATCGAAGAACGACTGGCCAAAGAAGAACTAACCAGATGTATAGAAGACAACAAACAGCTGGTTCGAAAACTATCCATCGGAGGTATTCAGATCAATAAATAA